One Vulcanisaeta thermophila DNA segment encodes these proteins:
- a CDS encoding helix-turn-helix transcriptional regulator: MPTYGNNIFTRYLRLWLGISLTALLIFIVVKTYLFFMSSKIPVIMTGIDGRPIVVSIIQPFKNSTILYNFLLTLIIAIILSSISSILIYTSLTRGSATVLTKPSPDGEGGMPVPMPLTDLEKRALRIIKKRGGVITQAELGRQLGLSKYQVSRLVKKLEVKGLIERRRAGVTNILILRGGSKLVNGSNE, translated from the coding sequence ATGCCCACGTATGGTAATAACATATTCACGAGGTACCTTCGACTGTGGCTTGGCATATCCCTAACGGCACTCCTAATATTCATAGTGGTCAAGACATACCTCTTCTTCATGTCGAGTAAAATACCGGTGATAATGACGGGAATTGACGGGAGACCTATTGTTGTTAGCATAATACAGCCATTTAAGAACTCAACCATACTTTACAACTTCCTACTGACTCTGATAATAGCCATAATACTCTCATCAATATCATCAATACTCATATACACATCACTAACTAGGGGCAGCGCCACAGTGCTGACAAAGCCATCACCCGACGGTGAGGGGGGAATGCCCGTGCCTATGCCATTAACGGATCTAGAAAAGAGGGCCCTCAGAATTATTAAGAAGAGAGGCGGTGTAATAACGCAGGCTGAGTTGGGCAGGCAGCTTGGTCTAAGTAAGTACCAGGTCTCCAGACTTGTTAAGAAGCTGGAGGTTAAGGGTTTAATTGAGAGGCGTAGGGCTGGTGTCACCAACATTTTAATACTGAGGGGCGGTTCTAAGCTCGTCAATGGATCTAATGAGTGA
- a CDS encoding APC family permease has protein sequence MARKVTWLKRELGTIDLFALGYSDVSSTYYFTLGVIALYSGSLLPLTMLLGSLSLWLVGLAYAEFGSAIPRSGGAYYYVKRGLGDFWGFVAGWLLGFDQVLMIAYGALGTVNYLGGVVTPLSRWPLNSLMSIVVVLILMGINIAGIKTSARFNLALLLIDLSSIALIIIMGYYLVLTHALPTQVTNTSLRGTDPLSGLSLSLRGYIGIDVIAQSAGEAMSPAVSIPRSILGVSSLSTAVALLISTLALITNNITTLSTNLSDPITALATQLFHNTLITTYVSLAITVVLLISVNAGIVDFSRNMYIMSEDGLLHTRLREVHGRYRTPYISIITASLIALLFIVPGSVELIANSYGIASIMVYLLTMASLMAFRNREKHLLRHFNTPAVTLGTIKLPLVALGGIATYTLAIVLVLITRPIYLLIVCTWLIVGLVLYSINKVSRHI, from the coding sequence ATGGCCCGTAAAGTAACGTGGCTAAAGAGGGAGTTGGGAACCATAGACCTCTTCGCACTGGGTTACTCCGACGTGTCCTCCACGTACTACTTCACCCTGGGCGTAATAGCCCTCTACTCAGGCTCGTTATTACCATTAACCATGCTCCTGGGCTCATTATCGCTATGGCTAGTTGGGCTTGCCTACGCTGAGTTCGGCAGCGCCATACCCAGGAGCGGTGGTGCGTATTACTACGTGAAGCGTGGATTGGGTGATTTCTGGGGCTTCGTGGCCGGCTGGCTACTGGGCTTTGACCAAGTACTAATGATAGCCTACGGAGCACTGGGCACTGTCAACTACCTAGGCGGTGTGGTAACTCCTCTGTCCCGCTGGCCCCTGAACTCGTTAATGTCCATAGTGGTGGTTTTAATCCTCATGGGAATTAACATCGCTGGTATAAAGACCTCCGCAAGGTTCAACCTGGCACTCCTACTTATAGACCTATCAAGCATAGCGCTGATAATAATAATGGGCTACTACCTAGTACTAACACATGCATTACCCACCCAGGTCACGAACACAAGCCTCAGGGGTACCGACCCACTCAGCGGGCTGAGCCTTTCATTGAGGGGTTACATAGGCATTGACGTGATAGCCCAGTCAGCTGGCGAGGCCATGTCGCCCGCGGTGTCCATACCAAGGAGTATACTGGGTGTCTCGTCACTATCCACGGCAGTGGCCCTGTTAATATCAACCCTGGCATTAATCACAAACAACATAACCACATTATCAACAAACCTAAGCGACCCAATAACCGCACTGGCCACTCAATTATTCCATAATACACTCATAACCACGTACGTATCCCTAGCAATAACAGTGGTTCTCCTAATATCGGTTAACGCGGGCATCGTGGACTTCTCGAGAAACATGTACATAATGAGTGAGGATGGATTACTACACACAAGGTTGCGTGAGGTTCACGGTAGGTATAGAACTCCCTATATATCAATCATCACAGCATCACTAATAGCATTGTTATTTATAGTACCGGGGAGTGTGGAGTTAATAGCCAACTCCTACGGTATAGCATCAATAATGGTCTACCTACTAACCATGGCATCACTCATGGCATTCAGGAACAGAGAGAAACACCTACTTAGGCACTTCAACACACCCGCAGTTACCCTCGGCACCATTAAACTACCTCTCGTAGCGCTTGGAGGCATCGCCACGTACACTCTAGCCATAGTGTTGGTGCTAATCACGAGGCCCATATACCTATTGATAGTGTGCACTTGGCTAATTGTTGGGCTTGTTCTATACTCCATTAATAAAGTTTCTCGACACATCTAA
- a CDS encoding winged helix-turn-helix domain-containing protein — protein sequence MMRKRPRSRVEIYADILLALNKMGTCDKLSRLAMMVGVPYDRLVRYLEELKSMGLVRWEPFAGVSLTLRGYELTMSCGMDRDSLIRSIDELRTAPQY from the coding sequence ATGATGAGGAAGAGGCCCAGGTCTAGGGTTGAGATATACGCGGACATACTACTGGCACTTAATAAAATGGGGACCTGTGACAAGCTCAGTAGGCTGGCCATGATGGTGGGTGTTCCCTATGATAGGTTGGTGAGGTATCTTGAGGAGCTTAAATCCATGGGACTGGTTAGGTGGGAGCCGTTTGCTGGTGTTTCCCTGACGCTTAGGGGTTATGAATTAACCATGTCGTGTGGTATGGATAGAGACTCACTCATTAGATCCATTGACGAGCTTAGAACCGCCCCTCAGTATTAA
- a CDS encoding potassium channel family protein, with protein MRRALIVGVNGISISVARLLINNGYDATFIVKSEHEGQVVRDVPAYVYVSDQVNEEVLDNAGIDKAELVLSFADDETNLKVASIARSRGVPVVMALVNDKENYLDRFIELGVYAIPIVDAVISKIAHYLRMPFKQLLFADELVQAYYVVISMDSPYLGDELGQLERRCGVSIPLVIRGNEVILGRDNLSIEAGDKLLIVGRSDAVVRCVEKLY; from the coding sequence ATGCGTAGGGCCTTGATTGTTGGTGTTAATGGGATTAGTATTTCCGTGGCTAGGTTATTGATTAATAATGGTTATGATGCAACCTTCATAGTTAAGAGTGAGCATGAGGGCCAGGTGGTTAGGGATGTACCGGCCTACGTGTACGTTAGTGATCAGGTCAATGAGGAGGTCCTCGATAATGCGGGTATTGATAAGGCTGAGTTGGTCCTGTCCTTCGCGGATGATGAAACAAACCTGAAGGTTGCCAGTATTGCCCGGTCTAGGGGTGTCCCTGTGGTTATGGCTTTGGTTAATGATAAGGAGAATTACCTGGATAGGTTCATAGAGCTGGGTGTCTATGCCATACCAATTGTGGATGCTGTTATTTCGAAAATAGCCCATTACCTCAGGATGCCCTTTAAGCAATTATTGTTTGCTGATGAGCTAGTCCAGGCTTATTATGTGGTGATTAGTATGGACTCTCCATACCTGGGTGATGAGTTGGGGCAGTTGGAGAGGAGGTGTGGTGTTTCCATACCGCTGGTGATTAGGGGTAATGAGGTTATCCTGGGGAGGGATAACCTTAGTATTGAGGCTGGTGATAAATTATTGATTGTGGGTAGGAGCGATGCCGTTGTTAGATGTGTCGAGAAACTTTATTAA
- a CDS encoding cobyric acid synthase codes for MHAYIVSTMSDSGKTTLVAGLIRLAVNKGLRTAPFKAQNMSLNSYPAIEGGEIALAQAMQSYVAGVKPSIYFNPVLIKPMGEDRAEYVVLGKPRKQITFGDYLRDARFRALVIRAIKGSIKRLINEYDLVIGEGAGSAYEPNLAPYDLANFRPAQWLGANVYVVLDIDRGGAFTQGLGLMNSLPSKWRGMVRGFIINKFRGDERLLRDAVKWLEDRTGKPVLGVIPYINDLILWPEDSMDLKPIGNGPLDIALIAYPYISNFNDIYPLAFEGDVTVRIVRSPMELGEPHMIILPGSKNVVASVEWLRRTGLDKAIKRLVGSSVILGICGGFQALSKKLSDPTGIEAGAPGHYHGLGLIDLEVEYGVEKITALSRAVVNHGGIEGAEIRGYEIHRGIIKYTGSTTPFITIIERNNRKVNIPDGVLDEGRMIVGITLHDSLGNPEFRTFILNLAREIAGLPKQKPNNTTSITALINQIDKLATTIKNKIDVEYIINL; via the coding sequence ATGCATGCTTACATCGTCTCCACAATGAGTGATTCTGGGAAGACCACGTTAGTGGCTGGCCTGATAAGGTTGGCGGTGAACAAGGGTTTGAGAACAGCGCCATTCAAGGCGCAGAACATGTCATTGAATAGCTACCCGGCCATTGAGGGTGGTGAGATAGCCCTGGCACAGGCCATGCAGTCATACGTAGCTGGTGTGAAACCCAGTATTTACTTCAACCCAGTGCTCATAAAGCCCATGGGTGAGGACAGGGCTGAGTACGTGGTTCTTGGTAAGCCCAGGAAACAAATAACCTTCGGTGATTACCTCAGGGATGCGAGGTTCAGGGCCCTGGTGATAAGGGCCATTAAGGGCAGCATTAAGAGGTTAATCAATGAGTACGACTTGGTGATAGGTGAGGGGGCTGGCTCCGCTTACGAACCAAACCTGGCACCGTACGACCTGGCAAACTTCAGACCAGCGCAGTGGCTTGGGGCCAATGTCTACGTTGTCCTGGACATAGACAGGGGAGGGGCATTCACACAGGGGCTTGGGCTCATGAACTCACTACCCAGTAAGTGGAGGGGCATGGTCCGTGGATTCATAATAAACAAGTTTAGGGGTGACGAGAGGCTGCTCAGGGATGCCGTGAAGTGGCTTGAGGATAGGACTGGGAAGCCCGTACTGGGCGTTATACCTTACATAAACGACTTAATACTGTGGCCCGAGGACTCCATGGACCTCAAGCCCATTGGGAATGGGCCCCTGGACATAGCCCTCATAGCCTACCCATACATCTCCAACTTCAACGACATATACCCACTGGCGTTTGAGGGGGACGTCACGGTGAGGATTGTTAGGTCACCCATGGAACTGGGGGAACCACACATGATAATACTACCCGGCTCCAAAAACGTGGTAGCCAGCGTGGAGTGGCTTAGAAGGACGGGGCTTGATAAAGCGATAAAGAGGCTGGTGGGCTCCTCAGTGATACTGGGCATATGCGGAGGATTCCAAGCACTAAGCAAAAAACTCAGCGACCCCACGGGAATCGAGGCGGGGGCACCAGGGCATTACCACGGGCTAGGGCTCATAGACCTGGAGGTTGAGTACGGAGTTGAGAAGATCACCGCACTATCAAGGGCTGTGGTTAACCACGGGGGCATTGAGGGCGCGGAAATAAGGGGCTACGAAATACACAGGGGAATAATAAAATACACAGGAAGCACGACCCCCTTCATAACAATAATCGAAAGAAACAACAGGAAGGTAAACATACCAGATGGAGTACTCGATGAGGGGAGAATGATCGTGGGAATAACACTACACGACTCACTGGGAAACCCAGAATTCAGAACATTCATACTCAACCTGGCCAGGGAAATAGCGGGACTCCCAAAACAAAAACCCAACAACACAACAAGCATAACAGCACTAATCAACCAAATAGACAAACTAGCCACAACAATAAAAAACAAAATAGACGTCGAATACATAATAAACCTCTAA